The Lycium ferocissimum isolate CSIRO_LF1 chromosome 10, AGI_CSIRO_Lferr_CH_V1, whole genome shotgun sequence genome window below encodes:
- the LOC132033652 gene encoding uncharacterized protein LOC132033652 codes for MTSIRGATECCMCGDYGLSSELFKCKICQFRSQHRYCSNLYPKAESYRICNWCLTPKEVSGEKTQNSSNSSSSCRNTTSDNIQDGPKLKKKLIIRNENNIIGSTSPKGKLKGSSNLKLELIKKNPIKLQKSPSLAARKRVTVDGVNMEEKIRRTKSEEISNRGITRKVLKSRVRRYKLLDEVSSQ; via the exons ATGACAAGCATCAGAGGAGCCACTGAATGCTGCATGTGTGGAGACTATGGTTTATCTTCTGAGCTTTTCAAATGCAAAATTTGCCAATTTAGATCTCAACACAG ATATTGTAGCAACTTGTATCCAAAAGCTGAGTCATATCGTATATGCAATTGGTGCTTGACTCCAAAGGAGGTTTCTGGAGAAAAAACACAGAACTCTTCAAATTCTTCATCATCATGTAGAAATACTACAAGTGACAATATTCAAGATGGTccaaagttgaagaagaagttgatcattagaaatgaaaataatataattggaAGCACAAGTCCAAAGGGGAAATTAAAAGGTTCTTCTAATTTGAAGCTTGAACTTATCAAGAAAAACCCCATCAAATTACAAAAGTCTCCTTCATTGGCTGCTAGAAAAAGGGTTACAGTTGATGGTGTGAATATGGAAGAAAAAATAAGGAGGACTAAATCAGAGGAGATTTCAAATAGAGGGATCACAAGAAAGGTACTTAAAAGTAGGGTAAGAAGATATAAGCTCTTGGATGAAGTCTCAAGCCAATGA